The following proteins are co-located in the Bradysia coprophila strain Holo2 chromosome X unlocalized genomic scaffold, BU_Bcop_v1 contig_130, whole genome shotgun sequence genome:
- the LOC119067861 gene encoding ATPase family AAA domain-containing protein 1-A isoform X2, translating into MTLSQSEVWSLILRLSIASVVTYYTMKWMLDRLDPTYKSKKKARDKAEKQIKRLGGAEGLELSPGALNDYEMVIASHLVVPDDITVSWSDIAGLDSVIEELRGSVVLPIQHRHLFANSQLWEAPKGVLLHGPPGCGKTLIAKATAKEAGMRFINLDVSVLTDKWYGESQKLASAVFTLASKLQPCIVFIDEIESFLRSRTSQDHEATAMMKTQFMMLWDGLSTKAGSTVIVMGATNRPQDLDKAIMRRMPAQFHVGLPNEDQRLKILRIVLMHETVSNDVDLNRIAKLTNGFSGSDIREMCRNAYTVYRIRDYMKNRTGPHRMRPMRSTFLRSFAWTISSVRLAK; encoded by the exons ATG ACATTATCTCAAAGTGAAGTGTGGAGCCTGATTTTGCGATTATCGATTGCGTCTGTTGTCACATACTATACGATGAAATGGATGTTGGATCGACTAGATCCCACTTACAAAAGCAAGAAAAAGGCCAGAGATAAGGCCGAAAAGCAAATCAAAAG ATTAGGTGGAGCTGAAGGTTTGGAACTGTCTCCAGGAGCGCTTAACGACTATGAGATGGTCATTGCATCGCATTTAGTTGTGCCGGACGACATAACTGTGAGCTGGTCAGATATCGCTGGATTGGATTCAGTTATTGAAGAATTGCGCGGAAGTGTTGTACTTCCCATCCAACATCGACATTTATTTGCAAACTCACAACTTTGGGAGGCTCCAAAAG GTGTCTTACTACACGGCCCACCTGGATGCGGTAAAACACTTATCGCTAAGGCTACAGCAAAAGAAGCTGGAATGCGCTTTATCAATTTGGATGTATCCGTTTTAACTGACAAGTGGTACGGAGAATCTCAAAAGCTTGCATCGGCTGTTTTTACTCTTGCCTCGAAATTGCAACCGTGCATTGTGTTCATCGACGAGATTGAATCGTTCTTACGATCGCGGACTTCTCAAGATCACGAAGCTACGGCCATGATGAAAACTCAATTTATGATGCTCTGGGATGGACTAAGCACAAAGGCTGGATCTACCGTTATTGTTATGG GTGCTACAAATCGACCACAAGATCTCGATAAAGCTATAATGCGCCGTATGCCGGCCCAGTTTCACGTTGGACTACCAAACGAAGACCAACGCTTGAAAATCCTTCGCATCGTACTTATGCACGAAACGGTGTCCAATGACGTTGACCTGAATCGAATTGCAAAATTGACAAACGGTTTTTCTGGTTCAGATATTCGCGAAATGTGCCGGAACGCATATACAGTCTATCGCATTCGTGattatatgaaaaa
- the LOC119067861 gene encoding ATPase family AAA domain-containing protein 1-A isoform X1 translates to MMPKTLSQSEVWSLILRLSIASVVTYYTMKWMLDRLDPTYKSKKKARDKAEKQIKRLGGAEGLELSPGALNDYEMVIASHLVVPDDITVSWSDIAGLDSVIEELRGSVVLPIQHRHLFANSQLWEAPKGVLLHGPPGCGKTLIAKATAKEAGMRFINLDVSVLTDKWYGESQKLASAVFTLASKLQPCIVFIDEIESFLRSRTSQDHEATAMMKTQFMMLWDGLSTKAGSTVIVMGATNRPQDLDKAIMRRMPAQFHVGLPNEDQRLKILRIVLMHETVSNDVDLNRIAKLTNGFSGSDIREMCRNAYTVYRIRDYMKNRTGPHRMRPMRSTFLRSFAWTISSVRLAK, encoded by the exons ATGATGCCAAAGACATTATCTCAAAGTGAAGTGTGGAGCCTGATTTTGCGATTATCGATTGCGTCTGTTGTCACATACTATACGATGAAATGGATGTTGGATCGACTAGATCCCACTTACAAAAGCAAGAAAAAGGCCAGAGATAAGGCCGAAAAGCAAATCAAAAG ATTAGGTGGAGCTGAAGGTTTGGAACTGTCTCCAGGAGCGCTTAACGACTATGAGATGGTCATTGCATCGCATTTAGTTGTGCCGGACGACATAACTGTGAGCTGGTCAGATATCGCTGGATTGGATTCAGTTATTGAAGAATTGCGCGGAAGTGTTGTACTTCCCATCCAACATCGACATTTATTTGCAAACTCACAACTTTGGGAGGCTCCAAAAG GTGTCTTACTACACGGCCCACCTGGATGCGGTAAAACACTTATCGCTAAGGCTACAGCAAAAGAAGCTGGAATGCGCTTTATCAATTTGGATGTATCCGTTTTAACTGACAAGTGGTACGGAGAATCTCAAAAGCTTGCATCGGCTGTTTTTACTCTTGCCTCGAAATTGCAACCGTGCATTGTGTTCATCGACGAGATTGAATCGTTCTTACGATCGCGGACTTCTCAAGATCACGAAGCTACGGCCATGATGAAAACTCAATTTATGATGCTCTGGGATGGACTAAGCACAAAGGCTGGATCTACCGTTATTGTTATGG GTGCTACAAATCGACCACAAGATCTCGATAAAGCTATAATGCGCCGTATGCCGGCCCAGTTTCACGTTGGACTACCAAACGAAGACCAACGCTTGAAAATCCTTCGCATCGTACTTATGCACGAAACGGTGTCCAATGACGTTGACCTGAATCGAATTGCAAAATTGACAAACGGTTTTTCTGGTTCAGATATTCGCGAAATGTGCCGGAACGCATATACAGTCTATCGCATTCGTGattatatgaaaaa